In Deltaproteobacteria bacterium, the genomic stretch CTGGCTTCATCTCGAAGTCTGTGGCTATCTCAATGGCTTGTTGAATCGGAGCAATAGACTCCTCGTGGGCTCCGGTCTTATCGAAACACTGTGCTTTAAGGGACCAGAGTTTAATCAAGCCTTCAATAAAGAGAGGTGTTTGGTCTGCGAAACCTGAAGGCTTAATTGAATCGAGATTTTCCAGAAGTTTGATGCATGTGAGGTATTCGCCCTTGATAAAAAGAAGGCTGACACTACTCCACAGTCGAACGATTTCTAGGGATGATTCGCTGTAGTAATCTAGGAGCAAGGAGTTTTGCTTAGATTCGATGCTATGGAGTCTCTCTACCACTACCTGAAGCTGACGCTCGTTGCGATGCGCGTGACCCACTTGCATAGCTCGAAAATACCAAACAAACGACTCTGGGAATTTTTCCGCCAGTTCAAAATTTTTGGCGATTCTCTCGGCAGTGACACCAAGAGGGTATTCTTTAATGAGGCTCTCAGCGAGTTGGTTAAAATAGCGTTTACGCTTCTTAAGTGAGACCAAATCGAAGGTTGCTTCACGCGCAGTCGGGTTTTGAAACTGGTACTGTGTTTGGCGCGGGTCTTCGTGCTTGAGGGATATTCCAATCACGCGTTTGTGTAGGAGTGCGAGCATGCTGCGGTGAATGTTTAGGCTTTGAAGAGTGGTGAGGCTGCGTTCCGCGATTGCACCTTGTTCTGGATCCGCGAGCATCACAGCGACCTGGTCTTCCGTGAAGGTATCTTCAAATATAGATGCTGCCTTCAGGACTTCTGCAAGTCCTGGCTCTAGGTCGTCGAGACGTCGCTGGATAGCATTGAGCACAGTAGGGGGCAGGCTGATATCTTTCGGCAGAGTAGACGGAACAACGTAAGACCCTTTTTTTGTATCTAGCGTGATGATGTCGGTATCGAGGAGAAATTCCAGTGATTCAAGCAGGTGAAGCAGTTTTCCGCCGCATTGGCTCGTGACCCAGTCGATGAGCCACGCTGGCGGTTCACAACTTAGAAGCAGTCCAATGAGCTGATTCATCCGTTCTTTTTCGAGAAGGTCGATATTGAGTGAGAATTGACACTTGGCAGTTAGCTCACTCACGCTGATGCTATGTTGCTGAAGTTTTCGGTCGTTGACGTCCAAGAGAATCATGATCTGATTGTTGGAACCAAGCAAAGACTCAATCAACTGAGAACTGTGCAGGTCCAATGCGGAGGCATCTTCGAAGACCAAGATCAGGGGTTTATTGGCGGACATTTGCAGAAGCGTATCGAGAATGAGTGTTTGGGCTGTGTGGAGGTAGAGGTCGTAGTCCGTTTCTTGGCTAGTATTTCGTTCACCAAGAATTGCTTGCGCGGTCCTTATGGTGGGCGAGTCTTCTGCTGGCTTTGGGATTGCTCCAGATGCGGTCATTTTGCGGTAGATATCTATAAAGGCCGAAAGTTCGTTTTCTAATTCGTCCGCACATCGTCCAGTGACGGCCATGACCTCTGGGTTATCATGGATGATGTGCCCCAAAACGCCTGATAGGTGATGAAGGTTTCCGTTATCTCTTTGTCCGCGAATGCAGAGCATCGTTGGTGTCGATTCTGTGAATGCATGCTCAGAAGCTTGTGCAAGTTGAGCCGCATGGATTCGGGATACCCACGTTGGAACCGTAATGCCCTCAAAGTTGAGGTTGTGGTCTTCAATGCGGTTTTCACGAGGTCTAAGAATCCTAAAGGCTCTTACCTCTTTACTCTTACCTTTCACTTCAAGGTTACCCACTTCTTCAAGTACGAAGTCGTGGACAACCTGTCGGGCAGTTGCGGCAGCTACGAGAATACTGCCAGGTCTTGCCATTTGTTCCATTCGCTGTGCGAGATTCACAGTGTCGCCCATAACGGTAAACTGCTTGTTGTCTTTGCCGCCAACATATCCCGCGTAAACGAGGCCGGAATTCACGCCAATTCGAATTTGAAGTTTAATTCCTCGGTTTCTGCAAATAGGGTGGGTGATGTTGGTAAGGCGTTCTTGCATCGCAAGAGCGGCCGAAATGGCTTCTTCAGCATGCGCACCATCGCTGCGCCCAGCACCAAAGATGGCCATCACGCAATCGCCAATGTATTTGTCTACATAGCCCCCACAGCGTTCGACTTCGTTGGTAAGGAGCTCAAAAATGTTATTGATAAGTTCAAAGACTTCTTCGGCATCTAGGCGTTCCGAGATGCTGGTGAAGTTACAGATATCGCAAAAAACGACCGAGACAACGCGACGTCCGCTTATGAGTAGGCTATCAGCTTCTTCCGACATATCGATTCCACGCTCTCCCTCATATAAAATACCTTAAGAGAAAGGAGCTATGCAAAGGCATACGGAATTACTTGCCGTTTTGTCCAGTGAATCCGTTTTGACCGGTGAATCCATTCTGACCGACAAACCCGTTTTGACCGATGAATCCATTCTGACCGACAAATCCATTTTGGCCAGTAAATCCATTTTGTCCAGTGAATCCGTTTTGACCGACAAAGCCATTTTGGCCGATAAACCCAGCTTTCAGGTTCACGGGTGCCATGTTGAACGGGGCTTCGCCGAGAGCGTCATCGTTGATGTCCCAACTCTCAGAAACCGTGATTCCATTTTGAGTGAATAGTCCGGCTGCATCGCTACTGGGGACGCTCACGCTAACACCAGTCATGGCGATGTCGCTTGGGAGCACCTGCTCCATGCCGCCGCATAGTAGAATGCCCACTCGCTCATGTCCTTCTACAGTGAGGTCTCGAAGCTCGATGTCACCGCTAGCAGCTTGGAGGTGCAGGCCGTCGGAAACAGGCATCACGTTGTCCATTTGAAGAGGTGTCTCCAGGGGTACGCTTGCGAGGAGTGATGTATCGGAGAGAGTGATTCCCGTTGACGCCAAGAACACAACGCTTGAGCCTTGGTTGCCGCTGATGGTGCTTTGACCACTTATGGAAAGTGCTGGTGC encodes the following:
- a CDS encoding collagen-like protein; amino-acid sequence: MDNVMPVSDGLHLQAASGDIELRDLTVEGHERVGILLCGGMEQVLPSDIAMTGVSVSVPSSDAAGLFTQNGITVSESWDINDDALGEAPFNMAPVNLKAGFIGQNGFVGQNGFTGQNGFTGQNGFVGQNGFIGQNGFVGQNGFTGQNGFTGQNGK